The Rhipicephalus sanguineus isolate Rsan-2018 chromosome 10, BIME_Rsan_1.4, whole genome shotgun sequence genome segment ACCACTGTCTTGGTAGGCAGGCCACTCCGTTCCTTCCGAGCTCTGGCTGCACATCGGCTCCCGTAACTGCTGCAGCAAATATGCGCTAGATATTGGCCAATAACAGAGCCACCACGGCTTTTCGGCTCCTAAGGCAAATGCTTCAACTCGAACTGGCGACACTGCAGTGCATAAAGACATATCATCAAAAGCCGATTCATCGCACTACGTGCGCGTATTATTTACGTCTCCAGACCTCCTCACTCAAGTGTGGGAGGCTGCGGTGTCCCAGCCAGAACTGGTTGCCCAGTGCCAACTCGTCGCCCGGGCGCGGCGGCCGGTGCAGGCTGGAGGAAACGTAAAATTAAGGTACCCTGCCACCTTTCCCAACTAGCTattcctcaataaacgttttttcgctctctctctttctaggcCTATGCCGACTATACCTACTTTCCATTCCAGGAAAttgtcgctctctctctctgcgttttCTCAGCAACAATAGGCGTGATGACGGTTTTGATGTTTTTCTTCCGTACATTACAGTTACCGAGACAAACCTAGCGTCGTTGTGGCTACCAGTCTCCTAATAATGAGAAAACAAGACGTGGCATCGCAAGCAGCCATGGCGCTTGACTACGGCTGTTCAGTACATGACCTAACAGGCGTGATTTTGCGCACGCGCTTAAAACATTGGCTAGGATTTCAAGTGCAGTTTTTCTGCAACCTTGAAGATTTTCATCGGTAATTTCTTATTTAACGAGTAAAAGAGGGCTGCAGCAAGGTGGTCACTGTTTGTACTGTACTGTATAGGATGCCTTGCAACGTATTTGGATTGGTGTTGTAATAAGATTCCTGAGAGCGACCGGTGTGCACATCAGCGCCAACTAATTGGTAGGAGAAATGCCGAAGCGCAGAGGCGGCGGCTACGGCAGCGGTGTCGAGCCCCGCGAGAGCTAGAAGTTCAATTGGTGGTTCACATATAGACACAGGTATGAACTGAAGGAAACGTGCGGAGCTCTGGTGGAAAGAGACAGTGATGATGAGCGAGAGTCGTGACGCTGCTATAGCGTACTGTATACGTAAAAAGATGGTACTACTTACCTCGCGCTAGTAGCCCAAGCTGCACGACACCACACGAAGAATTTGGAGCCTCATAAATCAACGTTTCGCGAGAAACAGCTTGCATACCTGAAATAGGCAATCACGTCGACTAAATAGGTGACAAATAATTTAACAGGCCCGAGGTGTCATCATCAGGGATTCTGCAGTGAGAGCGAGAAGAGTTTGAGAGTCATTTTACAAAAAGGAAATACTCCAAAGTAGATAACTTGTCGGCTTTTGCATTCACCAAAGAATACAAATGTATCTCTATGCAAACCACTCTGCAAAAAGTCAATCGGCACTTCATTTATAGAGCATGATTGTTATTTAACTTTTATTAAGTAAACTTAAGAAAAAGCTCACTGTTTGACTTATTTCTGAAAAGACGTGCTCCTCATCTTAACAGCGTCGTGGCAATTGGTTTACAAATTTAGTGACAATTATGTACATATACACGTTGTACCTAGGGTACTAACATCCATGCGATCTCTGCGTAGTGGATCAAATTCTCCCCGCAGCCGTATGCTATAcctgtgaaaagaaaaaaaacagaacaaataCTCATTAGAAACATTCGAAAGGTCAATAATGAAAAACAAACAGCCTACCTTTGTCCTCGGATCAAGATCGTTCTGTTGAAGAAAATTGTCAGTGCGTTCATAATGCGCCTTTGGTCAAACTGGCAACGGGTGCCAGTTAGTCTAGATGTTCTGCACGTCCATATACGCTCGGAGCTGTTCATGAACTGAATAAGAAAAGCGCCAATGACAGAAAAATTAGGCTAGTATTCCTCATGGACCTATAAACTTAGCACACTATCATTCAGGTAAAATATGAATGAACCTGGCTTCTCCCCACGGTGGGCGACTGCGCAAATGCCGCCCGCTGCTCCGGTTCACGCCCACCACTCCAACTGATACGTTTGAATTTCGCGCTTGTAAGGAACCAATAAATAATGAGCGCGCGCGAGATGCCAGCGAACCGTGCCTCCCGCCACCTGGTTATGTAAAAAGAAGCTAGACTCAACAGGTGGCGTTGCGGTTTCAAAGTTCCCCAACGCTAGTGCCAGCGCTAGAACACGGGAGACCTTACTTCCATTGTATATTGGCGGCATAGGTGGCAGACATGCGCTCGCCGGAATACAAGAGCCCTTGATTCTGTTTTCTATGTGCGTCATGGATGCCAGGCATGCGCGACCAGAAATGAAATGTGGATGAGAGTACGAGGCGGGAAGTCTGAAAAATTGAAATTACCAAACTTGAATTCTCGCTACCCCTCTCCCGCTCTCAAAATGTCCACAGCTAAAAACTTTCCGAGGCAGCCTTACACCGAACTGTAAGTTGCCGAACTGCATTACAATTCAGGACAGCATATACAACGCTAACGTATGgccaaagaaaatagaaaagacGGTGCTACCGCTCGTCCCATTATTTCCATTATCTGTCCCTTGTGTGGGCGCTGCTTTCACTTCGATGAGATCGCAAGACCTACCGGGGGCCATTCAGCCGACGCAGAGCAGTGAAAAGATTCGCTATTTGTAAGGGTGAGAGCGCGAAACAATACTGTTCATCCAAATGTCTATTTTTCTGTGTGCTAGAAGTCTGGGAGCGTTGCTCCTAAAAGCAATTTAATATTGACTGTCGAGTTTCCCAAGACCCCACTGAGGGCCTTTTGTTATTTGGTCTATTTAATATTGACAATATTCATGAATATTTCACTCATAACAACCTTGATGCAAATGACTGTATCTTGCACATAATTCTTGTACTCTGAATCCATTATTACatcgtcccgccacggtggtctagtggttatggcgctcgactgctgacccgaagatcgcgggatcgaatcccggcttcggcggctgcattttcgatggaggcgaaaatgtctgaggcacgtgtatttagatttaggtgcacgttaaagaaccacaggtggtcgaaatttctggagccctccactacggcgtctctcataatcatatggtggttttgggtcgttaaaccccatatattattattatcattattacatCGGACCCATCGCTTACTGTATACTCGGGCATTAAAGAAGGAGCTATTCGGCTCTGGGAATGCCAAGCGGCAATACAGTGTATTATATACTTTTTAATGAAcaaaatgtatttatttattttaaaattgCCGATACAACGTCGAAAGTACATGTCTATTTGAATTGATTCATTATAAGCTCATGGGACTCATTGTATCAAATATTATAGACTTGAATAAGCAAATTACTCGAATAACTAATTCAAACATCCAGCTTTTCTTTTCGCACATGGAGGCTGAATTCCTCGACTCCTGTCCGTATTCTATTGTGCCAATCGGCCTTTCTGCCCGATATTGCTTAAAAAACGCAGCTTAATATTCCGGAACACGTGTCGAACCTAATATTTTCACATCTTAGAAATTGCGCAAGAGACCGGCACGTTTTGTAAGAAACTTTTGCTGAATATTTAAATTGGAAACATTTTACACGGAATTAAACTTTCGCACATAGCAGTAAACCTTCCCACGCAGCTGTCTCATCAGAGGAACTCGAAGAATGTCTGTAGACTATGGTATTATTGGCTTATATAGATAAAATATTATAGCACGAATCACCAAAATTCATAACCCTTTTTGTATGGTACTTTCAGTCCCGATAATCAAGCTCCTTTTCTTTAACAAATTAAGCCAAGTACCAATAATACACTAACAAAAGTCACATGGCAGCAAGTCATATGTCGTTTGTTTTATTCAGCTGCGGTTAACCACCTTCTTTAAAAAAAGATGGTTCTAGTTGCGTGAAACAACCTCTATAAGAACCTGTATGTTCTAGTGAACGTTGAAATGAAACTGAAAATAGTCACTTACGTTCCTGATTGAATATCTATGCGGACGACGTGTAGGAAAACAGCGGCGCATTGCAATCGCATTACCGGCAATAAAAAGGATAAATAGGGCCACCAATATGTGTCTGTGCATGGCAGTAAAGTATGTAGGTCTTTATATGACTCGGCGCGTAAGTGAGGTGGAAGTTCCCAGCAAGCCCTTGAGTACGTAATGTCAGTAGACTATTCTTGTGCCCCTCTGTAACAATTGGGTGAGGCAGCAGGAACTGGTTGTGTCATTCTGAAACGTTGCTTTACATATGCGAAGACGGATTTTCTAACGGTTATGCAGCGAGTGGTATTGTACAATGAAGTGTGTCCACCCGAGATTTCAACATATTGGAGATTGTGTCTTCAGCAATTACATCATTCTTTATTCGTTCAGACTTTATCGAACATGTAAGAATTGACTACTGAAAAAAGTTTAACCAGGGACACAATTGTCTAGCAGCATGGCTTTTTCCCGTCCTGTAAGTTGCACTTCCACAAAACGTGACATATTTGTTTCAGCTGCAGTGCCAGAACAGTCAGTACGTCGTCATGCGTTCGCGGTAGCTGGTACAGATGATTTCACAGAACTCTCAGAATAAGATGCAGCATGCCAAAGGCTTCATGGACGAAATGAATGGAGTCCAAGGTCCGAAATGTTCACTTGGCGGCGATTGCAATCATTCGCAAAGATTTCTTAGCGGTATTTATATGGATAAATCTATTTATCAAGCGATAGTCACAGGTGGATACCTCCAAATTCGCAGCTAGCAGCAACGCGGTGCATCAGAAGTAGCACTGAACGTCGAAAGAGGGAGATATTGACATATTCGCGGCCACGACCTGCGGCAACTGATTGAGCACATGGCAAGCCGAATACTGAGGAAAATACAAGGTTTGAGGTATTCACAGATTCAAGCAGGACAATTTACGGCTGAGCAAGGTTGCAAACAGGCGAGGCTAATCTCAGGCCCACAAACCACCCtaagctgggcccatcgtctgctggGCTGTTCTCTCAAGATCTTAGCAGACGATGGGCTCAGCTCTGTTTGCTACTcggctccgttgtacggcgctgacTCACAGTAAAGTCACCGCTTAAAGACGCCatttaaagatttgggcggctgtagtTTCTTTTCCATCATCCTCAGTTCGCGTAATATCGGCGTAATTTGACTGGACGACTTACATCAGGGCCATCTTATCTGACCTTAGGAGCTCACATCCGTGGCGAGATTACGTGGTATTTTAAGGAATCGCTCATACCTGTCAATTGTGCTGTCATACTGTCAGTTAAGGAAGAACAATTTTTTACTCACATTTACATTGGCTCTGCGGACATTCTTGCAGCTGTTTCATTGCCGGACGCAACACATGGACAAGTGCTTGTCCATGTGTCCCCGTGCCACTTGTATACAAGGTGTTCTTTACACaatagtttttttataaaaatggtATGACAGTTGAGCACATGTCGTCTTCACACAAAAACTCGACGTCGAGGCTGAAATACTATGCCGCACCTAAAGGTAATTAAAATACTTAATCAACAAAAACTCGGTGAAATAATTTGAGCGGCCCTTAATAACATCGAAACGTATTGAACACCTCTTGTGCCGCTGTCACCagtttgatgaagatcgccggactctccgtGTGCCTGGAGTAGACTCGATGACTGGCCCTTTATTGAAGGAAATATCTTCGGAGCCCGGTtgcgcagcacatcagcccaggaagccacacgagccctcctgcggtacttgaaagcaacttcTTTGAGCGACCGCCTGcaaaactcggcactgtgtgcgtgatgtgaaatgtgtctcaccttctctctctcttttactgtCTTACTCcgcctccccatgtgtagggcagcaaattggacgtatagtctagttaacctccctaccttttctACATTCCTTGtctctctcgctgtctctcttggACATCACACTTTATGGCCCACCATTTTTTAGGAATGTCATGCACCATCGTAATTTAAAATGTGAATCATCGAAATTCATGATCCCGATCTAGGGGATATGAAAACTTGGCGCGcagggcgcgcaggaaatgcagTCTCGCTGCTACACCAAACCGGCACATTAGGTGTGAGACTTCCATAAGACTCGCTGCAGGAGAATTGGGTCAGGAAGACGGCAAGTCGTCATAAATACAGAAGTGGACCGCTTGTTCTTTGCGTTTAGTGTGTTGTGCTGATATAATATAAAAagagaattttaaatgcgaagcatttcttagcgaacctcaggcactttgggcgtttctatcaacgtatctatctatctctctatctggccgcctacgtctgggcgctctcctggtcgtctccgtaacttgtaatataccaaacttggtataGCAGAgcaacagtgtatgacgaacacgattcactggtgattacatgaataacgcaaattacctgtcacgtacgtcacgaaaccctttccctcagtcacgtgtggcacataccctcataCCAGAGTCCATGTtgtgctggtatgtgccacaggtgataagagTCTCAAtgaacgcagtaaccgcgaacatacacagtGACACGgcaggaaagtgataataacagtaattgttggggttttacgtacggcccaaaaccacgatatgattacgagagacgccatagtgaaaggctccggaaacttcaaccgtctggtattccttaaccttcactgacatcgcacagtacacgggcctctagcatttcgcctccatcgaaatccgaccgccgcggtcgggatcggacccgcgactttcgggtcagcagccgagcaccgtaaccactacaccacagcggccgacacaaggaaagttagggagctgtaGACTGAGCACccctgggctaccatccactcctagacgtggtccacaacgtcgaccacgtggattacgtggattacgcgaaaaccggGGTTAATGCTTCATACAATAATGCTGCCGAAGGACCATGTCcatcatgattaccggtgacttcagcattatATTATCAAAACCCAAAACCGCCTGGTTATTAGACGgaatgaaagacggcttggatgtaggCAGGGCATTACAAGatctcggtgccacgtccaggacagatgCCATCATAGATCAATTCTTCGTAGAAgtcatccgcggtttccaccagctctactatacctcgcacctcactacacttagaccgttcgtagccgcgatcacgaacggatccgataacaagtcctgtccagctgctggtgttcagtgatcacagtgatgatgaccttattcaagaactgccaagaaccccttccacaaatgcacacgggttcatgaaacgtgcgtgcgttctccttcataacggataagtataagcataacaactgtaactcaACTCTGCAATACTCTGTAATAACAGCTGTAACACAAATATGACGTAACTGcgactgtgactgtaacgtacgtgcagtgcgcctgcgcgtgccactcggctgtgtatgtaTCTAGTAAAACTTTTCTGAATAaggcttagttgcgagtagcgcctgtcctgtgcccaGTAGCCAATGAAGGAACGATGGTAGCCCATTGTCCTTCATTGTAATATGCGAACTCGCGCTAtccgctatccagtattgaagaatagaagcactacatatcagctgactgcgtttggtgttggtaacgcctatgttgctgttggcatcgttaagtaactgtaaacaactggctctATAGAagatgtgcgactcttcaaaatatatctgtgcgtataccgtttgcacatttctctagggTCATttcgcaacgtttcgctcaatgcgaaaaattgcgacacagccgGCTTCCTGCGCACGCTTCGCATCGCATCGATTCCCAAGgtatacgtgggatctgccgaattttttttaatgcgaagcatttcttagcgaatttctgggAATTTGAACGTTTtcatctatctagctgcctacgactgGAACATAGCAGATTatacatgcattcatgcatggcaaacatgcgatagtgaATTATAAGCCATGATATGAATGACTTCGTTGGCCTCAACTACAAACAAGGCGATCGATGCAGCTGGCtgattcgcattacatcgattcccacagtgcgtgagatggacctgatttttttctttgttaaactctaAATAAGCGCATCGAACACTTTCTCTTGTATGCGAGAAGCGCCGGAGCGGCATCTCGCTTGTTTTACGctgtgcaatgataaaaaagCAGGTAATTCCGGCTTTCTTGGGCACAGCGCGAATGAATCAGATAACCATGAAACGTCATAAGCAATAATGAGCGGTGCACTCGTGTACTTATGATGACTTACCTTTTTTTTCTGACCGGATTCCAatgcgacgcgtttttttttttttgatggttcATCACGTGGATTTTCTGTTTGCCTTAAAAGTCCTGCCTGCGCGCGCGATGCGCTCCGCTTCGATATCACCTAGATCGGGGCCTTTCTTCAGTTCAATTATATTTTGCTTGATCTCAAGGATGGGGGTAGACTCAAGAGGAAACTGTCGTAAATAACTTAAGAAGAACCCGGCCTTCCCTGTTACATGAAAGCAACGAGGACATATGGGTCAATTGTCATTGAACACACAGCGTGAAATGTTTCGCGCAGAAAAATTAACGTAAAAATACTGATAAAAAACAACGCTTTACAGACAATCTATAACATACGTGAACAGTTGCTTACGGCCCACCTTACATTCTGCGTACGTTAACGCAAACATGTGGCTAGAATACATTGTAGTTGTGCATCCCATTGTCCTATCTGACATAAACGCATGTTCGTATAGATGATGCTTGAATTGTACAACACGTCTTAGCAGAATCCAGTCATGAAGAAGTTGCTGCAAAGCATAAATATTCTTGCTGCGCCAGTCCTAATGGCAATGCAAATATTTCTTATACTTCCACTCTTTCGAGTGGCATAACACTTCAGATCAATAGGGAGGTACACATGGAACTCGGGCATAGAATTACAAAGCTACCGTGCGGAAAAACTTGCAATGATGTGATTGGCCAGCATCCAGTTTGAGTTGTGAACTCATGAAACAAGATGCAGAGACCAGGGTGCTGGGAAGTCATGAAATTCTGTCATGAAGACCTGCGCATAGAAAGCTTCGTGAAGCTAGGCCCAAGTGCTAAGCTTTTTCCTAGCGAAAACACATATAAATGAGTACATGGTGCTGCTTGTAGCACCAACGTAAAGAATTCTTCGAAATTGCCTTTTCAGAACCAGCAACAATCACTTCACTGAAAGCATAGACAATTTATCAAAGAGATAGCCGCGAAGGCGCAGACATGAGCCATACCACTTTGTCAGTGGCACCGCTAGCTATGCGTGATGATGCGTATATTCGCTGATGCATACAACTGCAGTTTATGCCAAAAATTAATAATTTCACACGTGTAACACACAGAAAACCTGCGCTCACTGAAATTATCTTGCCTTTATTTTAGCCTTATGGGTGGCAGCAGATCACATGCGATGTCCACAAACAATTGATATTTCGGTGATATGCATAATAAGAAGGCACATGGTATTTCTCTCGATTAGTAATAAAGTAAAAGCATTGGTTATGGGCTAAGCTTCACCAATGCTGCACTGCGTATACACATTTCTTGACGCAGAATAAAAATTACCGCACTTATATCATCCTACTGCATTTATGTATGGTTCTGAGAACTTTGAACTCCGTGTAGGTTTTGCAtatttaaagaataaaaattgtgCATTATTTCTGTTTACAACGTTAGGTTCTCAGTTGGACCACCTCGTTTGGTACGGTTCTTTTGTCAAAGATTATACATGCAGCGTGAGGGTGCAGCAGCGGCATTTCAGTGATGCGATGACCCATCATCACATCAATCCTCAACACGAAGCTGTTATTAACGTTAGACAAAGCCAGCAAGGGGCTGTAGGGCTGTCCAGACAGCAGCAACGCCATCCAAATGTAATTGTTTAAAacaatttggcagatcccacgcgtggtgggaatcggtttcatgcgaagcagtcagcgagtgcttctatgctgtatttcatggctttgagccaagggttACGAGCTGGATCgccgtagtagctgtgtgcacatcgtgggcttaccaggcacatctacaatactggcatttaaagggaaacatggtttgacgtaacgtcaggcgtcacgttaaagtacatacgtcagtattatcgaaactagggGCAccttatggtgcagtcatgtgaatatcatatgtaactttcgttaatattttctccggggtcgagtaatgctaCAATATAACTAGCTTAATAATACGaacgcaaatgtaatgtttattagactgctataaaagcggagccagcactggaaagACATAACCTAAGTTGGTATGACGCCTGCAATGTAAGACTGCGTATGTAATGCTTATtgcgttcttgtaaaattagatagccagcaccgcaaccacaccTGATGTTGCAGGGGCATCACCcctgcataggatgttttttCAAACCGGTGTACAGatatggcgtggctctgtggtggaatacctgattcccacgcgggtatgcttgggttcgattcctgctggcatcctaatttttgttctttccattcgtcgcgtcaatgctgccgatgtcggtttttcttaacgctctcgcttaAACCACTAATgtcagttctcgccgttcctgggtagatataaactgtcaatcacctgtgcacacttgtacaccgcggcccgtggtaaacgggtatgtgccatacgtgccTTCTcaaggaaagggtttggcgaggtacgcgacatgattttcacgttattcagtcatattcctcaaatcctcttaccctcccatgccaattttggtcgacaccaagttaaggaggtgatgatgagagcaccgagacgtaggcgactagaaaGATACATAGATAGGTAGGTAAAAACGCTGAAAGCGCCAAAGGGTCACTAAGAGTGCTTCGAATTCAAAAGGAAATCATCACGCAGAGGCCCACAGTCAGTCAAGGTGCAATATCATCGTGTTATGAGAGGAAGCAAGAGGGAACGCCGGCAGCAGCCACAATGGTCAATTTAGCCCGCTACAGCTACAATTTATTACGGTGAATAAACAAGAGCAGCCTACTTTTCCTCTGATAGATCAAAAGCATACAACAACGGCAACGCTCATCCAGCTTGCTCGCTAAGTCAACACATATTGCGCATGCCACTAACAGTAAAATCTTGCGTTGAAAAGGCCGGAATATTCGTGTGCAGCTGCCTACCCTCTACGAGCAGCAAATATAGTTGCCAATACAGATGCAAATACAACGCAGCTCGTCACTACTCACCTGCAAGTTCAGCGAGGCGTTCTCTTTTGCCTGCAGTGCAAACTGGTGTTTTGCAGATGTCTGAAGATGTGTTGCAGATACCTGAAGGCGTCGTGCTTGTTCCATTCACGAGTGATACTCATAAGTGCGGCGCTCTCGAAATGGGATGAGACATTAGGCGCAATCACGAAAAAAGAGAAGCGGAAACCCCCGAAACGTACACACGTGCAAAATGTGACCCGCCGACCACATGCCTAACAACACAACTAGAGTGAACGCGAACCTAGTTGCGCTAGGAAAGCGCCGCGTGTTGGCTGCTCAGGTCTCAGCgcaatgttttacagcgaaagctgtggtcagatcacaagggccgtttttggcgccttagttgtcccccgccgccgccggtgtctatTATCACTATCGCgtgacataagaaaaaaaatcaccgccatatccacgaagtgaataatgttaatggagcttgctcggagatgatcgggtcacccgcgaatcctccgtacacattcctctaccatatatagacgtgacaacgttgttatatacacATTAGCcatcttcgcttcggcctcccgggctctcaccgcagggtcttggcggcgagcccgccgtGCAGCAGCACGAACCAAGGCGGGGTGCAGCCAAGGCGGGGTGCATGAACGCAGCAGCATGAACCAAGGCGGGGTGCA includes the following:
- the LOC119406983 gene encoding uncharacterized protein LOC119406983, yielding MHRHILVALFILFIAGNAIAMRRCFPTRRPHRYSIRNFMNSSERIWTCRTSRLTGTRCQFDQRRIMNALTIFFNRTILIRGQRYSIRLRGEFDPLRRDRMDVSTLGMQAVSRETLIYEAPNSSCGVVQLGLLARDAALYYELRVKNSSIEGMIDRECWRHFHCVAHREVYVYNSECQHHVRPRE